Proteins encoded together in one Impatiens glandulifera chromosome 1, dImpGla2.1, whole genome shotgun sequence window:
- the LOC124920588 gene encoding probable polygalacturonase, which translates to MPLSLPVVLMQKPATVVKLLVSLLWLVVLIQSNGIESERGQCEENPSLKRRPHSVSILEFGAVGDGKTLNTVAFQNAIFYLNSFADKGGAQLYVPSGIWLTGSFNLTSHLTVFLSKGATILGSQDSSNWGIAEPLPSYGRGLEFPGGRYRSLINGYMLKDVTITGDNGTIDGQGLIWWNWFNSGTLNHSRPHLVEFIGSQDIIVSNITFLNSPSFAVHPVYSSNVHIHNISVYAPPESPFTVGIVPDSSAQVCIKNCSIRTGYDAIALKSGWDEYGIAYGKPTTGVHIKQVILQASSGSALAIGSEMSGGISSVLIEQIQLHDSLQGIELRTTKGRGGYIEDIVISDVELKNIQTAFSFSGHKGSHPDQGFDPNAVPVFDRITLRNVVGVNITRPGSFVGIEESPFTSICLSNISLSVTSDYNSWVCSSVSGSSRLVSPEPCAELSDSSGASSCNWVLESKGWADL; encoded by the exons ATGCCGTTGTCTCTTCCGGTGGTTCTGATGCAGAAACCGGCCACCGTCGTGAAGCTGCTA GTGTCATTGCTCTGGCTGGTGGTTTTGATACAGAGCAATGGAATTGAAAGTGAAAGAGGACAATGTGAGGAAAACCCATCTCTTAAACGTAGGCCACATAGTGTATCTATTTTGGAATTTGGAGCTGTCGGCGACGGGAAAACATTGAATACAGTCGCGTTTCAGAATGCAATCTTTTATCTTAATTCATTTGCTGATAAAGGTGGTGCTCAGCTCTATGTCCCGTCGGGAATATGGCTCACCGGAAGCTTTAACCTTACTAGTCATCTTACTGTTTTCTTATCAAAAGGAGCCACCATTCTTGGATCTCAG GATTCCTCTAATTGGGGGATTGCAGAACCGTTGCCATCATATGGACGTGGTCTTGAGTTTCCCGGTGGAAGGTATCGGAGTTTAATCAATGGGTATATGTTAAAAGATGTTACAATAACAG GAGATAACGGGACTATAGATGGACAGGGATTGATTTGGTGGAATTGGTTCAATTCTGGAACTCTAAATCATAGCCGTCCACATCTTGTTGAATTCATTGGTTCACAGGATATTATAGTATCAAACATCACTTTTTTGAATTCTCCTTCGTTTGCTGTTCATCCTGTATATAGTAGTAATGTTCATATTCACAATATCTCTGTTTATGCTCCGCCTGAATCACCTTTCACGGTTGGTATAGTACCAG ATTCATCTGCTCAAGTGTGCATAAAAAACTGCAGTATTAGAACAGGCTACGACGCAATCGCGTTAAAATCAGGTTGGGATGAATACGGTATAGCCTATGGAAAACCAACAACCGGCGTCCACATAAAACAAGTCATCCTTCAAGCATCATCGGGCTCTGCTCTCGCAATTGGAAGCGAAATGTCAGGCGGAATTTCATCAGTTCTAATAGAACAAATCCAACTCCACGATTCTTTACAAGGTATTGAGCTCAGAACAACAAAAGGCCGAGGTGGTTACATAGAGGACATAGTAATCTCTGATGTCGAGTTGAAGAACATACAAACCGCATTCAGTTTCTCCGGTCATAAAGGTTCCCACCCTGATCAAGGTTTCGACCCGAATGCTGTCCCGGTTTTTGATCGAATTACATTGAGGAATGTGGTTGGGGTGAATATTACTCGGCCTGGGAGTTTCGTGGGGATTGAAGAATCTCCTTTTACTTCTATATGTTTATCGAATATTTCATTATCAGTTACATCTGATTATAATTCGTGGGTTTGCTCGAGCGTTTCGGGTTCTTCTCGGTTGGTGTCGCCGGAGCCTTGTGCCGAGCTTTCGGATTCTTCAGGAGCTTCTTCTTGCAATTGGGTGTTGGAATCAAAGGGGTGGGCAGATCTATGA